The nucleotide sequence TATTTGCAATGGTTGTTTGAGATGGGAATGGGGGGGGGGCTGCTTCTGTTGACGGCAATATGGCTTTTTATCATGCAATGGCAGTATCTATGGAAGGGAACAAAAGAAAATCCGCATATACTGGTTCAATTATCCTGCGGTGTTGGTATAATCCTGCTCCTTCTGCATAGCTTGGTCGATTTCAATCTCCGAATACCGGCTAATTCCATATATTTTTCAATGCTTTGCGGTATATTTTTTAGAATAAAAAAAGAAAATTGATCACCGAAAAACGGTAATCATCGCGTGGGAGTTATGGGGCTCTGAATTGTTGTTGAATTTATTTGAACCACCATGCTTCAAGCGGTTCAAATAATGAAAATATAGAGAGGGAGGCCCTGTGATTGATTTGCACGCCCATATTCTGCCAAAACTGGTGGATGGCTCTTCTGAAAACACTCAAGTCTCAGAGCAACTGGTAAGAACTGCCATGGAAGATGGTATTCACACCATCGTATGTACGCCTCGAATGGGGGCAGATCGTGGCCTGAGCGCGGCAACCATACGCAAAAGATTCTTTCGTTTCTATCACGCAGTCCAGGAACTAGGCTACCCGATAAGTTTGAAGCTTGGGGCTGATATAGATTTAAGTGAAGGGCTGGCGGAAAACCTTAGATCGGCGAAATTCTTGACAATAAATCGTAGCCGCTACTTTCTACTCAGATTACCAAAAGAAGCTCCTTCACTTATGCTCGAAGGTGAAGTTGAGCAATGTCTTGCTGCTGGTTATATACCCATTTTGACCCATCCAGAAAGATTGAACTGGATTTCCTCGCATTATAAACGAGTAGTTAATTTGCTATTGGCCGGCGCGTGGTTACATATTACGGGTGACAGCCTGACCGGTCATCTTGGCCGTTTGCCCAAGTATTGGGCGGAGCGTTTGCTAGACGAAGGTTTAGTGCATCTGATTGCTACCGATGCTCATGCCAGAGACAAAAGGGCACCAATGTTATCTGAGGCTTTTGAATTGGCATCGGTACGTGTTGGTTCTCAGGAAGCAACACAACTGGTAGAAGGGCGTCCAAAGGCGGTGTTGTTCGATATGGATCCGCAAGATGTAATATTGCCGCCGGCACTTATAAAGGAAAAACCTTTACCGGTAAAACTGGTGTCCCAAGGCGTTTGAATCGCCTAAATACTCAGTTTTTTAAGCCGCTTCGGTTTTGTGTAGTTCGAATGTGAGTTCTGGTTCATTGTCTTCGCTGACAGTCTCCAGCTTTACATTGAATCCCCACAAACGCCCCAAATGTTTCATAACTTCTTCAAGGCTATTGCCCAACGGACGGCGATTGTATTGGTAATGTCTGAGCGTCAGCGATCGGTCCCCTCGAACATCAACTTTATAAACCTGAATATTGGGTTCAATACTGCCGAGGTTGTACTGGTCGGCCAGCTTTTGGCGCACGGTACGATAGCCTTCATTATTGTGTATTGCCGAAATTTCAATATGACTGTTTTTGTCGTCGTCGAGGACGGAGAAAAGTTTTAAATCACGAATGACTTGTGGTGACAAATACTGAGCGATAAAACTCTCATCTTTAAAATTGCGCATTGCAAAATCCAGAGATTCTATCCAGTTGCTACCAGCAAGGTCAGGGAACCAGTAACGATCTTCGTCAGTCGGTTTCTCACAGATACGGCGGATATCGCGGAACATGGCGAAGCCGAGGGCATAGGGGTTGATGCCTGAATAATATGGGCTATCAAAGGCTGGTTGAGATACAACATTGGTATGTGACTTTAAGAACTCCATCATAAAGCCATCGGTAACCAATCCTTCTTCGAATAATTTGTTCAAGATGGTGTAGTGCCAAAACGTCGCCCAGCCTTCGTTCATAACCTTGGTTTGACGTTGAGGGTAGAAGTACTGCGCGATCTTGCGTACGATGCGCACAATCTCTCTCTGCCAGGATTCCAGCAGTGGCGCATTTTTTTCAATGAAATACAGGACGTTTTCCTGCGGTTCTTCAGGAAAATTGTGCTCTTGTTTGTCTTCCGTTTTTTTGCCGAAATTGGGGATGGTGCGCCAGAGTTCGTTTATTTGGGACTGAATATAGGCCTCACGTTCTTTTTGTCGGGTCTGCTCTTTCTGCAACGAAACGGGTTGAGGCCTCTTGTAGCGATCTACGCCATAGTTCATTAATGCGTGACACGAATCGAGGATTGCTTCCACCGCTTCGACTCCGTAACGTTTTTCGCATTTGGCGACATACTTTTTGGCAAATAGAAGATAGTCAATTATGGCATCGGCCGAAGTCCATTGCTGAAAGAGATAATTATTCTTAAAGAATGAATTGTGTCCATAGGCAGCATGGGCGATTACCAGAGCCTGCATCATCATGGTGTTCTCTTCCATCAAATATGAGATACAGGGATTGGAATTGATAACGATTTCGTAGGCGAGCCCCATTTCGCCCCGCTTATAGCGTTTTTCTGTTTCAAGAAATTGTTTGCCAAAAGACCAGTGGTGATAACCAACAGGCATACCGACAGAAGAATAGGCATCCATCATTTGTTCAGCGCTGATAACTTCGATCTGATTTGGATAGGTATCCAGTCCGAACTCTTTAGCAACTCTGGAAATTTCTCGGTCGTATTCCTCTATCAACTCGAAGGTCCAGTCAGAACCGGTAGATATAGGTTCACGCTTCATCTGCTACCTCATGTGGTTTTGATTTTATCCTGCTTTTTAAACAGGTCTCGGAATACGGGGTAAATGTCTGCAACAGTTTCCAATTGGCGCATGGCAAAATGCGCAAATTGACTGGTCAGAGTTTCGTACTCATACCATAAACTTTGGTGATTCTCCGGAGTAATTTCCACATAGGCGAAATATTGTACAAGTGGAAGAATTTTATTTTGCAATATGTTCTTGCATAACGGAGAGTCGTCGTGCCAGTTATCACCATCCGAGGCTTGTGCAACGTAAATATTCCATTCGTTTGTCGGATAACGATCACGTATAACGTCATCGGCAAGTTTCAATGCGCTGGATACTACCGTGCCGCCAGTTTCTCTGGAGTAGAAAAACTCCTCCTCTGTAACTTCTTTAGCGATCGTGTGATGGGAGATAAATACAAGTTCAATCTTTTCGTAATTTCGGTTTAAAAAGAGATATAGCAAAATGAAAAAACGTTTAGCCATATCCTTCTTTTTCTGATCCATGGAGCCAGATACATCCATGATGCAGAACATGACTGCTTGTGTCGTTGGTTTAGGTAGTTCGATGCGGTTGTTATAGCGTAAATCAAAGGTATCAATAAATGGGACCTTTTTAATCCGACGCTTTAATTCCTCGATCTCTAACTCCAATGCCTTGATTTGGGGATTGGTTGAATCGAAGAGATTGCGGATTTCGGAAAGTTTGGCCTCCGCTTCTTTCAAACGTTTTTTATAGGGCGAACGTAATGCGATGCGTCGTGCATAGGCATTGGTTAGTGATCTAACAATATTGATATTTGACGGAACGCCGTCTGATGTATAGCCCGCTCTAACACGACTCTTTTCATAAATCGTTGTTAGCTGTCGCTTGGTTAAATTAGGAAGTTCGAGGTCCTCGAAAAAGAATTCCATGAATTCTTCTTTGCTGAGTTCAAACACAAAGTCGTCGACACCTTCGCCTTTGTTCGTTGCCTTGTTGCCTTTGCCTTTTCCACTTTGAGACTCGGGGCGGGGAACTTTATCGCCCGGTACAAACTCGCGGTTGCCAGGGTGTACAACGTCACGTCTTCCACCCTGACCGTGATGAATGTTGGGCTCCGAAATATCCTTAGAGGGAATGGAAATGCTTTCGCCTTTTTCGATATCTGTAATGCTTCTTCCGGCAATGGCATCGGAAACTGCACGTTTGATCTGGTTCTTGTAACGATGAATAAAGCGTTGTCTGTTGACTGCACTTTTATTCTTACCGTTAAGCCGCCTGTCTACAAATCGAGACATATTGATAATCCTGTTGTTGTCTACTGCTATGACGACTTACGAACACGTAAATACCATTCACATAACAACCTCACTTGCTTGCCGGTGTATCCTTTTTCCGTCATACGATCAACGAAATCATCGTGCTTCTTCTTGTCATCAGCGGAAGATTTGGCATTGAAGGAAATAACCGGTAACAAGTCTTCTGTATTCGAAAACATTTTCTTCTCAATAACATTGCGAAGCTTTTCGTAGCTGTTCCAACGTGGGTTTTTTCCGTTGTTACTGGCGCGTGCGCGGAGTACAAAATTTACAATCTCGTTTCGAAAATCCTTGGGATTGCTGATACCTGCGGGTTTCTCAATTTTCTCAAGCTCCTCGTTTAAGGCAGAGCGGTTGAGAATTTCGCCAGTATCCGGATCGCGGTAATCCTCGTCCTGTATCCAGTAATCAGCGTACGTCACATATCGGTCGAAAATGTTTTGACCGTATTCTGAGTAGGATTCGAGATAGGCGGTTTGAATTTCCTTGCCGATGAACTCTACATACTGAGGAACCAGGAACTCCTTTATATATGAAAGATAGCGTTCCTCAATTTCAGGAGGAAATTGCTCCTGCTCGATCTGTTGTTCTATCACATAGAGCAGGTGTACTGGATTCGCTGCCACTTCGGTATTGTCGAAGTTAAACACTTGGGACAAGATCTTGAAGGCAAAGCGAGTGGATAGTCCGTTCATTCCTTCATCGACACCAGCGAAATCTCGATATTCCTGATAGGATTTTGCATTAGGGTCTGTGTCTTTGAGGTTGTCACCATCGTAAACACGCATCTTGGAGAATATGTTGGAATTTTCTGGTACTTTCAGTCGGGATAGAACAGCAAATTCAGCCATCATCTTCAAGGTGTCAGGCGCGCATGGTGCTTTAGCCAAAGAGCTATTGACCAAGAGTTTGTTGTAGATCTTGATTTCGTCACTTACACGTAAACAATACGGTACTTTTACGATATATATACGATCAAGAAAGGCTTCGTTATTTTTGTTGTTGCGGAATGCCTGCCATTCGGATTCATTTGAGTGGGCGAGTATGACGCCTTCGAATGGTATAGCAGAAAGTCCTTCTGTACCTTTGTAGTTTCCTTCTTGAGTCGCAGTGAGTAGAGGGTGCAACACCTTTATAGGCGCTTTGAACATTTCCACGAATTCAAGAAGCCCCTGGTTGGCCAGGCAGAGGCCACCGGAGTAGCTATAGGCATCGGGATCATCTTGCGAGTACTCCTCAAGCATTCTGATGTCCACTTTTCCAACAAGGGAAGAGATGTCCTGATTGTTTTCATCTCCTGGCTCAGTTTTGGCGATAGCTGTTTGGCGTAGGATTGACGGTTTCAGTTTTACAACTTTGAATTTGGTTACGTCACCATTGAATTCGTGAAGCCGTTTAACGGCCCAGGGCGACATAATGGTATTCAGATATCGTTTTGGTATGCCAAAATCCTGTTCAAGAATGTCGCCGTCCTCTTCAGGAGAGAATAGTCCCAGTGGCGATTCGTTGACTGGTGAGCCTTTGAGCGCATAAATTGGCTCATGCTCCATCAGTGACTTTAGTTTTTCAGCGAGAGACGATTTTCCGCCACCAACCGGGCCTAGCAAATAGAGAATCTGTTTCTTTTCCTCAAGCCCTTGAGCTGCGTGCTTGAAGTAGGCGACGATGCGTTCAATTGTCTCCTCCATGCCATGGAAGTCCTTAAACGCGGGGTAGACCTTGATCATACGATTGGAAAAGATACGACTCAGGCGTGGATCGTTCCTTGTATCAACCATGGTAGGCTCACCGATTGCCATCAGCATGCGTTCCGCAGCATTTGCGTATACTGAGCGGTCTTTTTTACACAGATCGAGGTATTCCTGTATGGAAAGCTCTTCTTCCTGCGACTCTTCGTAGCGGGTTTGGTAGTGGCTAAAAATACTCATATGAAATCTCCCACCGTCTGGTTATGTCCATGCCATGAATCTGCCAATATGCTGTTATGAGTGGAGCAAAATCCAAGCCAGTAGTCTGTGCTGGCCGTGAATGTAAAAAAAGCTTGTGTTTTCGTCAGTGCTGGTGTTAGGCCGAAGTGAATCAAGGTTTTGTCCTCGTTTGACGGGAAGCCGACAGTGAATATAACTTACTGCACAGGCACACGTTTTAGATAAACCTCATAAGAATTGGTTCGTTCACAAGTGAAATAAAAATCAGCTTTTCGAATTAGAAATATAATTAATGAGAGTGGATTAAAAAAAGCTATTTGAAAGGGTGGTATCGATAGGATACAGATATAAATGTCGGACGCGGTTTAATTAAAAGCCTTTATAAAATGCTCAGTATTTATATGTAAAATTCCTTGGAATTTAGTTCTCTGGAACCCTAAGAGCTGCTCTCGATTTCGCGTCCTTCATCCAGTCTGGTTTATAACATCCGTGACAGGAGGACTAGTAGTGAAACTTCCCTTACAGATTACAACACGCAAGGTAAATTTGTCTGATTCTGTTCTTGCTTCAATAAAACGCAAAGCAGCCAAGCTCGAAAATTTTACTGATAGTATTATCGGATGCAGAGTGATGGTTGAGACGCCACACCGGCACAAAAATCACGGTCAGCAATACAATGTCAGAATCGACATTACCATGCCAGGCATTGAGCTTGTGGTAAAACGGGAACCGGATCAGGATTTGTCCGTGGCCGTCAGAGATGCTTTCGACGCTGCACGCCGCCAAATCCTTTCTTATCAACGCAAACGTCGTGGCGAAGTGAAACATCACGAAGAGATGATTCCAACCGCCACAGTGAGCAAGATATTTGAGCAGGAGGGCTATGGTTTTCTTGAAACCAATGACGGTCGAGAAATCTATTTTCATGAGAATAGTGTTATAGACAAGGGGCTAGATGAATTGGAAATAGGAAATACCGTGCGCTTTTCTGAGAAGCAAGGCGTTAATGGCCCACAGGCGAGTTACGTTTCCAGTTTGTAAATTATCTGAGACTCAATATAGAAACCACGTCCATTGGGCGTGGTTTTTTTTTGTCTATACATTTCTTCAGCTCGATTGTTGTGATCACGATCACAGAAATGAATACTGTCACGCGAAGCTAGTCACAATAAAACAAGTGCTTATGTATACTGTCGCCAGTGGTTTCTAAAGTTTATTTAACCGAATGTCGAAACTTTTCCAGAGGCACGGAAGCTGAACAAATGGTATGGAAAAGCACATAAAATTTAATGAGAAAGATGAAAATGTCCAGTTCTTCCTATCAGGAATTGCCAAGCGACAAGAGTCAGACGCAGTTGATTCAGCAATACTCTGCACTGGTCAAACGAATAGCCTATCATCTGATGGCGCGATTACCTGCGTCTGTGGTGGTGGATGATCTGATTCAGGCTGGCATGGTCGGTCTTCTGGAAGCAGCGAAAAATTACAACGCAGAACTAGGCGCCAGTTTTGAAACCTATGCAGGTATTCGAATTCGCGGTTCGATGTTGGATGAGCTGAGACGTAATGACTGGGCACCTAAATCGGTACATCGCAAGACGCGCGAGTTAGCTCAAGTGGTACGGAATATAGAGGCTCGTACAGGAAGAGATGCCAGGGACGAAGAAATCGCTAACGAGATGGGCATCAGCCTGGATGATTACTACAAAATACTCCAGGATGCGAGCAGTGCTCGTATGTTTGGCTTCGAGGAACTTGGAGTGGATGAGGAGGCCCTCGAGGGCAGTACGTCTGGCGGTAATATATCGCCGTATGAAGCGATGAAGGACGAGCGATTCAAGGTCAAGCTCACTGAGGCAATTGGTGGCTTACCGGAAAGGGAAAAGATGGTAGTTACACTATATTACGACTCC is from Gammaproteobacteria bacterium and encodes:
- a CDS encoding HPF/RaiA family ribosome-associated protein, coding for MKLPLQITTRKVNLSDSVLASIKRKAAKLENFTDSIIGCRVMVETPHRHKNHGQQYNVRIDITMPGIELVVKREPDQDLSVAVRDAFDAARRQILSYQRKRRGEVKHHEEMIPTATVSKIFEQEGYGFLETNDGREIYFHENSVIDKGLDELEIGNTVRFSEKQGVNGPQASYVSSL
- a CDS encoding RNA polymerase sigma factor FliA; the encoded protein is MSSSSYQELPSDKSQTQLIQQYSALVKRIAYHLMARLPASVVVDDLIQAGMVGLLEAAKNYNAELGASFETYAGIRIRGSMLDELRRNDWAPKSVHRKTRELAQVVRNIEARTGRDARDEEIANEMGISLDDYYKILQDASSARMFGFEELGVDEEALEGSTSGGNISPYEAMKDERFKVKLTEAIGGLPEREKMVVTLYYDSELNLREIGSVLGVSESRISQLLSQAMIRLRARMKEWISD
- a CDS encoding SpoVR family protein; translated protein: MKREPISTGSDWTFELIEEYDREISRVAKEFGLDTYPNQIEVISAEQMMDAYSSVGMPVGYHHWSFGKQFLETEKRYKRGEMGLAYEIVINSNPCISYLMEENTMMMQALVIAHAAYGHNSFFKNNYLFQQWTSADAIIDYLLFAKKYVAKCEKRYGVEAVEAILDSCHALMNYGVDRYKRPQPVSLQKEQTRQKEREAYIQSQINELWRTIPNFGKKTEDKQEHNFPEEPQENVLYFIEKNAPLLESWQREIVRIVRKIAQYFYPQRQTKVMNEGWATFWHYTILNKLFEEGLVTDGFMMEFLKSHTNVVSQPAFDSPYYSGINPYALGFAMFRDIRRICEKPTDEDRYWFPDLAGSNWIESLDFAMRNFKDESFIAQYLSPQVIRDLKLFSVLDDDKNSHIEISAIHNNEGYRTVRQKLADQYNLGSIEPNIQVYKVDVRGDRSLTLRHYQYNRRPLGNSLEEVMKHLGRLWGFNVKLETVSEDNEPELTFELHKTEAA
- a CDS encoding capsular biosynthesis protein, producing MIDLHAHILPKLVDGSSENTQVSEQLVRTAMEDGIHTIVCTPRMGADRGLSAATIRKRFFRFYHAVQELGYPISLKLGADIDLSEGLAENLRSAKFLTINRSRYFLLRLPKEAPSLMLEGEVEQCLAAGYIPILTHPERLNWISSHYKRVVNLLLAGAWLHITGDSLTGHLGRLPKYWAERLLDEGLVHLIATDAHARDKRAPMLSEAFELASVRVGSQEATQLVEGRPKAVLFDMDPQDVILPPALIKEKPLPVKLVSQGV
- a CDS encoding YeaH/YhbH family protein, coding for MSRFVDRRLNGKNKSAVNRQRFIHRYKNQIKRAVSDAIAGRSITDIEKGESISIPSKDISEPNIHHGQGGRRDVVHPGNREFVPGDKVPRPESQSGKGKGNKATNKGEGVDDFVFELSKEEFMEFFFEDLELPNLTKRQLTTIYEKSRVRAGYTSDGVPSNINIVRSLTNAYARRIALRSPYKKRLKEAEAKLSEIRNLFDSTNPQIKALELEIEELKRRIKKVPFIDTFDLRYNNRIELPKPTTQAVMFCIMDVSGSMDQKKKDMAKRFFILLYLFLNRNYEKIELVFISHHTIAKEVTEEEFFYSRETGGTVVSSALKLADDVIRDRYPTNEWNIYVAQASDGDNWHDDSPLCKNILQNKILPLVQYFAYVEITPENHQSLWYEYETLTSQFAHFAMRQLETVADIYPVFRDLFKKQDKIKTT
- a CDS encoding PrkA family serine protein kinase, giving the protein MSIFSHYQTRYEESQEEELSIQEYLDLCKKDRSVYANAAERMLMAIGEPTMVDTRNDPRLSRIFSNRMIKVYPAFKDFHGMEETIERIVAYFKHAAQGLEEKKQILYLLGPVGGGKSSLAEKLKSLMEHEPIYALKGSPVNESPLGLFSPEEDGDILEQDFGIPKRYLNTIMSPWAVKRLHEFNGDVTKFKVVKLKPSILRQTAIAKTEPGDENNQDISSLVGKVDIRMLEEYSQDDPDAYSYSGGLCLANQGLLEFVEMFKAPIKVLHPLLTATQEGNYKGTEGLSAIPFEGVILAHSNESEWQAFRNNKNNEAFLDRIYIVKVPYCLRVSDEIKIYNKLLVNSSLAKAPCAPDTLKMMAEFAVLSRLKVPENSNIFSKMRVYDGDNLKDTDPNAKSYQEYRDFAGVDEGMNGLSTRFAFKILSQVFNFDNTEVAANPVHLLYVIEQQIEQEQFPPEIEERYLSYIKEFLVPQYVEFIGKEIQTAYLESYSEYGQNIFDRYVTYADYWIQDEDYRDPDTGEILNRSALNEELEKIEKPAGISNPKDFRNEIVNFVLRARASNNGKNPRWNSYEKLRNVIEKKMFSNTEDLLPVISFNAKSSADDKKKHDDFVDRMTEKGYTGKQVRLLCEWYLRVRKSS